A single window of Leptospira koniambonensis DNA harbors:
- a CDS encoding pirin family protein: MEAVVHKAGTRGKVDFGWLKSNHTFSFGSYMNPERIRFGSLRVLNDDIVAPGRGFDPHPHQDMEIISIPIKGALEHKDSIGTSGVINSGEVQVMSAGTGIVHSEYNHSETDPVNFLQIWVIPDKRGAQPRYDQKKFLPEDRKNRFQLVVSPKESAEGLWINQNAWFSLGNAEAGKELQYESRNKSGGVYAFLISGKVNINGTELSTRDGAGFPRTDLLKVNALEDSELLLMDVPEIQ; the protein is encoded by the coding sequence ATGGAAGCGGTAGTTCATAAGGCAGGCACGAGAGGGAAAGTGGATTTCGGTTGGTTGAAATCGAATCATACATTTTCTTTCGGAAGCTATATGAATCCGGAAAGGATCAGATTTGGTTCTTTGCGAGTATTGAACGACGATATCGTTGCCCCGGGCAGAGGTTTCGATCCGCATCCTCACCAAGATATGGAAATCATCTCTATACCGATCAAAGGCGCATTAGAACATAAAGATAGCATCGGAACATCTGGAGTTATCAATTCCGGCGAAGTTCAGGTAATGTCTGCTGGAACAGGCATCGTTCATTCAGAGTACAATCATTCTGAAACTGATCCTGTGAACTTTTTACAGATTTGGGTGATACCTGATAAAAGGGGAGCTCAACCAAGATACGATCAGAAAAAATTCCTTCCGGAAGATAGGAAGAATAGATTCCAACTGGTTGTATCTCCTAAAGAATCTGCAGAAGGCCTTTGGATCAACCAAAATGCATGGTTCTCTTTAGGGAATGCAGAAGCAGGAAAAGAACTGCAATATGAGTCCAGGAATAAGAGTGGTGGAGTTTACGCTTTTCTAATATCAGGAAAAGTGAATATTAACGGGACCGAACTTTCGACTCGAGATGGTGCAGGTTTTCCGAGAACAGACCTTCTGAAAGTAAACGCTTTGGAAGATTCAGAACTTCTTCTAATGGATGTTCCTGAGATCCAGTAA
- a CDS encoding DUF445 family protein — translation MELYGNKPYSKLQFVSNSLLVLFGSILILGLWQKWSLYIWGNIFIHGLEGGLVGAICDWFAVWKTYKAVESESETIAEEIGRWVSSDLISEHKLKSYLDGILDEPENIQAIRELLDKHLKGEKEVREFLNLIWDKIEEDIVLYVSNFKFSGADKQILHELNSRKEILSTVRFLVGETLMKVSDHQDFGERVQRITKGLSFLAKPLIWLIDPQKRIKEFGEGLKEGKDFETEEEEVLFELYSIFSECVELYIGSWNEFPVERREEAVRALADFGREQLNRLISEVVLTHKEEISKLENLREYGPIRSFLEFLSSKTNESVSQYVGEQISKGLKLLEPKQFRENLELKTRRVLEKIRINGSLLGFLVGSAIGCIVLLFEGKLGL, via the coding sequence ATGGAACTGTACGGCAATAAACCGTACTCTAAACTTCAATTCGTTTCGAATTCACTTTTAGTGTTGTTCGGAAGTATTCTCATTTTAGGGCTCTGGCAAAAATGGAGCCTTTATATTTGGGGGAATATTTTCATTCACGGCTTAGAAGGTGGACTCGTCGGAGCGATTTGTGATTGGTTTGCTGTTTGGAAAACTTATAAAGCAGTTGAATCCGAAAGTGAAACAATCGCAGAAGAAATTGGCCGCTGGGTTTCTTCTGACCTGATCAGTGAACATAAATTAAAATCCTATTTAGACGGGATCTTGGATGAACCTGAAAATATCCAGGCGATCAGAGAACTTTTAGACAAACATCTGAAAGGAGAAAAAGAAGTCAGAGAATTCTTAAATCTGATCTGGGACAAAATAGAAGAAGATATAGTATTATATGTTTCTAATTTTAAATTTTCAGGTGCAGATAAACAAATCTTACATGAATTGAATAGTCGCAAGGAAATACTCTCCACTGTTCGGTTCTTGGTGGGAGAAACCCTGATGAAGGTTTCAGATCATCAGGATTTCGGAGAAAGGGTCCAAAGAATTACTAAAGGACTTTCTTTTCTTGCAAAACCTTTGATCTGGCTTATCGATCCACAAAAAAGGATCAAAGAATTCGGAGAAGGCCTAAAAGAAGGAAAAGATTTTGAAACTGAAGAGGAAGAAGTCCTATTTGAATTATACTCCATATTCTCCGAATGTGTAGAATTATATATAGGTTCCTGGAACGAGTTTCCAGTTGAGAGAAGAGAAGAAGCTGTTCGTGCCTTAGCGGATTTCGGCAGAGAACAATTGAATCGATTGATCAGTGAAGTTGTTCTGACACATAAAGAAGAAATTTCTAAATTAGAAAATCTAAGAGAATACGGACCGATCCGCTCCTTCTTGGAATTTTTAAGTTCTAAAACGAACGAATCCGTTTCGCAATATGTGGGGGAACAGATCTCTAAAGGGCTGAAATTATTGGAACCCAAACAATTCAGGGAAAATTTAGAACTAAAAACCAGAAGAGTACTAGAGAAGATCAGGATCAACGGAAGTTTATTGGGTTTTTTAGTTGGATCTGCAATAGGATGTATCGTCTTATTATTCGAAGGAAAATTAGGATTATAA
- a CDS encoding putative quinol monooxygenase has protein sequence MIVTVSSYKILPERIQEFQEISSELSKESLKENGVLRFDLLQNDGDEGRFLIIEAYESESKRKSHLETPHFVNWRRTVPEMFSQGTTTVYYKPVSPKPEDWKK, from the coding sequence ATGATCGTAACAGTCTCTTCTTACAAAATACTTCCGGAAAGGATCCAAGAATTTCAGGAAATCAGCAGTGAACTTTCCAAAGAATCTCTCAAAGAGAACGGTGTTCTTAGATTTGATCTGCTTCAAAATGATGGAGACGAAGGTAGATTTCTGATTATAGAAGCGTATGAAAGCGAATCTAAACGTAAGTCTCATTTAGAAACCCCTCATTTCGTAAATTGGAGAAGAACAGTGCCTGAGATGTTCTCACAAGGAACTACCACCGTTTATTATAAACCTGTATCTCCCAAACCTGAAGATTGGAAAAAATAA
- a CDS encoding S1C family serine protease, whose translation MVLYTNTSADFISSFGHNSHHKDHSEVNESEILDAYSKSVIHAVDSVGPSVVHLQVTNKKGEGGSGSGFFLTPDGFIATNSHVVDGAVKIKANLSDGSSKEAELVGNDPHTDVAVLKVHGGLFPHSSFTDSKKLKVGQLVVAIGNPYGFESTVTAGVVSALGRTLRSRNGRLIDNVIQTDAALNPGNSGGPLVDFQGRVVGINTAIILPAQGICFAVASNTAEYVITRLITNGAVKRGYLGIAGQNQKIPPFTKSLNKLGSESGILVLSLEPSSPADRAGIRNGDLIINLDDKEIHTIDDLHKILDETSIGKKLGIRLLRDGSIRSFFIEPGELK comes from the coding sequence ATGGTACTATATACAAATACAAGCGCTGATTTTATTTCTTCTTTTGGTCATAACTCTCATCATAAAGATCATTCCGAAGTGAATGAGTCTGAAATTTTAGACGCCTATTCCAAATCTGTCATACATGCAGTGGACTCTGTTGGTCCGAGTGTAGTTCATCTACAAGTCACAAACAAAAAAGGAGAAGGAGGAAGTGGTTCAGGATTCTTCCTCACTCCTGACGGATTTATAGCAACCAATAGCCATGTGGTAGATGGCGCTGTTAAAATTAAGGCAAACCTTTCGGATGGTTCCAGTAAAGAAGCGGAACTCGTAGGAAACGATCCTCATACAGACGTTGCTGTCTTAAAAGTTCATGGAGGATTGTTTCCTCATTCTAGTTTTACAGACTCCAAAAAACTAAAAGTTGGACAACTAGTGGTCGCGATCGGGAATCCTTACGGTTTCGAATCCACAGTCACAGCAGGAGTCGTAAGTGCACTCGGAAGAACATTAAGATCTCGTAATGGACGCCTGATAGACAATGTGATTCAAACAGATGCTGCTCTAAATCCTGGAAATTCAGGAGGTCCACTCGTAGACTTCCAGGGAAGAGTTGTAGGTATCAATACTGCGATCATTCTACCTGCCCAAGGTATCTGTTTTGCAGTCGCCTCAAACACCGCAGAATATGTGATCACACGCCTCATCACAAATGGTGCAGTCAAAAGAGGATATTTAGGAATTGCTGGGCAAAATCAAAAAATCCCGCCATTCACCAAATCTCTAAACAAGTTAGGCTCAGAATCAGGGATTTTAGTTTTATCCCTGGAACCAAGCTCTCCTGCAGACCGCGCTGGGATACGGAACGGAGACTTGATCATAAACCTGGATGATAAAGAGATCCATACGATAGATGACCTTCATAAGATCTTAGATGAGACTTCGATTGGGAAAAAATTGGGAATTCGATTATTAAGAGACGGGTCTATCAGAAGTTTTTTCATCGAACCAGGCGAACTGAAATAA
- a CDS encoding MXAN_6521/LA_1396 family lipoprotein, whose amino-acid sequence MRSKLILLFLIFSSFVNCAVKQIRSAPNFESSLDKFKRLTVAIDSSSKVNQVEASLVKSMAEQELAHHKEFIVYPDPSSKNQNCKSPVGKSQGVLTLKLEETLKGTTPSFLVWLSPATFGPSFDGIKISIQAQIQKCDTKETLWEGNASSSYPMGGDEEATLRTSYENKFGKSVGPKVLPYYDILKSLLDKIASPVLNEAEQDEKIEVESGF is encoded by the coding sequence ATGAGATCTAAACTAATACTTCTATTTTTAATTTTTTCTTCCTTTGTAAATTGTGCGGTAAAACAAATTAGGAGCGCGCCTAATTTTGAATCTTCTTTAGATAAGTTCAAAAGATTAACTGTAGCGATCGATTCCAGTTCTAAAGTGAATCAAGTGGAAGCAAGCCTGGTAAAATCCATGGCGGAACAGGAATTGGCCCACCATAAGGAATTTATTGTTTATCCGGACCCTTCTAGCAAAAACCAAAATTGCAAATCTCCTGTCGGAAAGTCCCAAGGAGTTCTTACTCTTAAATTAGAAGAGACCTTGAAAGGAACCACCCCATCTTTTTTGGTTTGGTTAAGCCCTGCCACATTCGGGCCTTCTTTCGATGGGATCAAAATTTCTATCCAGGCACAGATCCAAAAATGTGATACTAAGGAAACCCTTTGGGAAGGAAATGCTTCCTCTTCTTACCCTATGGGAGGAGATGAAGAAGCAACACTTCGGACCAGCTACGAGAACAAATTCGGAAAATCTGTAGGACCGAAAGTGCTTCCATATTACGATATTCTAAAGTCACTTTTGGATAAGATTGCAAGCCCTGTTTTAAACGAAGCTGAGCAGGATGAGAAGATAGAAGTAGAATCCGGCTTTTGA
- a CDS encoding NAD(P)H-dependent flavin oxidoreductase gives MKIKTPVTEMLGIDLPIIGAPMFLVSYPDLVVAVSEAGGLGTFPSQNYRTVEELRRGLEDIRSRTKKPIGVNLILHKAHNPNWAKHLEILLEFKVELIITSLGSPRSIINEAKSVGTKVFCDVTTLRHANLVAKSGADALVAVAQGAGGHAGNISPFSLFPYLKKEIGLPVLAAGAISGGAQMAAAMSLGADAVYIGTRLIATKEAAASQEYKEMIVESAPEEIVYTEKISGIPANWLKRSVEKAGDNFHNEGSTDIDQEFKRWRDIWSAGHGVAQIDSIIPAGDVIKGMAAEYADIVNKLPKLV, from the coding sequence ATGAAAATAAAAACTCCCGTAACGGAGATGCTTGGAATCGATCTACCCATTATCGGGGCTCCCATGTTTCTCGTTTCATACCCTGATCTAGTTGTTGCAGTTTCCGAAGCCGGAGGCCTTGGAACATTTCCTTCTCAAAACTACCGAACCGTTGAAGAATTAAGAAGAGGTTTGGAAGATATCCGATCCAGGACCAAAAAACCGATCGGCGTTAACTTAATTTTACATAAGGCTCATAACCCTAACTGGGCAAAACACTTAGAAATACTTTTAGAATTCAAAGTAGAATTGATCATTACCAGTTTAGGAAGTCCTCGTTCCATTATTAACGAGGCAAAATCAGTAGGCACAAAAGTTTTCTGTGACGTAACTACATTAAGACATGCGAATTTAGTCGCTAAGTCTGGAGCAGACGCTTTAGTTGCGGTTGCCCAAGGTGCTGGTGGACATGCTGGAAATATTTCTCCTTTCAGCTTATTCCCTTATCTGAAAAAAGAGATTGGTCTTCCTGTTCTTGCCGCGGGTGCGATCAGCGGTGGTGCACAAATGGCTGCTGCAATGTCCTTAGGAGCAGATGCAGTTTATATCGGAACAAGATTAATCGCTACCAAAGAAGCTGCTGCTTCTCAAGAATATAAAGAGATGATCGTTGAGTCCGCACCTGAAGAGATCGTTTATACCGAAAAAATTTCAGGAATTCCTGCTAATTGGCTAAAACGTTCCGTAGAAAAAGCAGGAGATAATTTCCATAACGAAGGTAGTACGGATATTGATCAGGAATTCAAACGTTGGAGAGACATTTGGTCTGCGGGTCACGGAGTGGCTCAGATCGATTCCATCATTCCTGCGGGAGATGTTATAAAAGGTATGGCTGCAGAATACGCAGACATCGTAAATAAACTACCTAAATTAGTTTAA